The following are encoded together in the Pan troglodytes isolate AG18354 chromosome 6, NHGRI_mPanTro3-v2.0_pri, whole genome shotgun sequence genome:
- the REPIN1 gene encoding replication initiator 1 isoform X3 gives MLERRCRGPLAMGPAQARLLSGPSQESPQTLGKESRGLRQQGTSVAQSGAQAPGRAHRCAHCRRHFPGWVALWLHTRRCQARLPLPCPECGRCFRHAPFLALHRQVHAAATPDLGFACHLCGQSFRGWVALVLHLRAHSAAKRPIACPKCERRFWRRKQLRAHLRRCHPPAPEARPFICGNCGRSFAQWDQLVAHKRVHVAEALEEAAAKALGPRPRGRPAVTAPRPGGDAVDRPFQCACCGKRFRHKPNLIAHRRVHTGERPHQCPECGKRFTNKPYLTSHRRIHTGEKPYPCKECGRRFRHKPNLLSHSKIHKRSEGSAQAAPGPGSPQLPAGPQESAAEPTPVVPLKPAQEPPPGAPPEHPQDPIEAPPSLYSCDDCGRSFRLERFLRAHQRQHTGERPFTCAECGKNFGKKTHLVAHSRVHSGERPFACEECGRRFSQGSHLAAHRRDHAPDRPFVCPDCGKAFRHKPYLAAHRRIHTGEKPYVCPDCGKAFSQKSNLVSHRRIHTGERPYACPDCDRSFSQKSNLITHRKSHIRDGAFCCAICGQTFDDEERLLAHQKKHDV, from the coding sequence TGCCCAAGCCCCAGGCAGGGCCCATCGCTGTGCCCACTGTCGAAGGCACTTCCCTGGCTGGGTGGCTCTGTGGCTTCACACCCGCCGGTGCCAGGCCCGGCTGCCCTTGCCCTGCCCTGAGTGTGGCCGTTGCTTTCGCCATGCCCCCTTCTTAGCACTGCACCGCCAGGTCCATGCTGCTGCCACCCCAGACCTGGGCTTTGCCTGccacctctgtgggcagagcTTCCGAGGCTGGGTGGCCCTGGTTCTGCATCTGCGGGCCCATTCAGCTGCAAAGCGGCCCATCGCTTGTCCCAAATGCGAGAGACGCTTCTGGCGACGAAAGCAGCTTCGAGCTCATCTGCGGCGGTGCCACCCTCCCGCCCCGGAGGCCCGGCCCTTCATATGCGGCAACTGTGGCCGGAGCTTTGCCCAGTGGGACCAGCTAGTTGCCCACAAGCGGGTGCACGTAGCCGAGGCCCTGGAGGAGGCCGCAGCCAAGGCTCTGGGGCCCCGGCCCAGGGGCCGCCCCGCGGTGACCGCCCCCCGGCCCGGTGGAGATGCCGTCGACCGCCCCTTCCAGTGTGCCTGTTGTGGCAAGCGCTTCCGGCACAAGCCCAACTTGATCGCTCACCGCCGCGTGCACACGGGCGAGCGGCCCCACCAGTGCCCCGAGTGCGGGAAGCGCTTTACCAATAAGCCCTATCTGACTTCGCACCGGCGCATCCACACCGGCGAGAAGCCCTACCCGTGCAAAGAGTGCGGCCGCCGCTTCCGGCACAAACCCAACCTGCTGTCTCACAGCAAGATTCACAAGCGATCCGAGGGGTCGGCCCAGGCCGCCCCCGGCCCGGGGAGCCCCCAGCTGCCAGCCGGTCCCCAGGAGTCCGCGGCCGAGCCCACCCCGGTGGTACCTCTGAAACCGGCCCAGGAGCCGCCGCCAGGGGCCCCGCCAGAGCACCCGCAGGACCCGATCGAAGCGCCCCCCTCCCTCTACAGCTGCGACGACTGCGGCAGGAGCTTCCGGCTGGAGCGCTTCCTGCGGGCCCACCAGCGGCAGCACACCGGGGAGCGGCCCTTCACCTGCGCCGAGTGCGGGAAGAACTTCGGCAAGAAGACGCATCTGGTGGCGCACTCGCGCGTGCACTCCGGCGAGCGGCCCTTCGCCTGCGAGGAGTGCGGCCGCCGCTTCTCCCAGGGCAGCCATCTGGCGGCGCACCGGCGCGACCACGCCCCCGATCGGCCCTTCGTGTGTCCCGACTGCGGCAAGGCCTTCCGCCACAAACCCTACCTGGCGGCGCACCGGCGCATCCACACCGGCGAGAAGCCCTACGTCTGCCCCGACTGCGGCAAAGCCTTCAGCCAGAAGTCCAACCTGGTGTCGCACCGGCGCATCCACACGGGCGAGCGGCCCTACGCCTGTCCCGACTGCGACCGCAGCTTCAGCCAGAAGTCCAACCTCATCACCCACCGCAAGAGCCACATCCGGGACGGCGCCTTCTGCTGTGCCATCTGTGGCCAGACCTTCGACGACGAGGAGAGACTCCTGGCCCACCAGAAGAAGCACGATGTCTGA